One Lentibacillus cibarius DNA window includes the following coding sequences:
- the veg gene encoding biofilm formation stimulator Veg: MAKTLIEIKQGLEGHVGQRLRLKANGGRRKTIERCGVLAETYPSVFIVELDQDENAFERVSYSYADVLTETVQLSFQDEIEMIAEQ, translated from the coding sequence GTGGCAAAAACATTAATCGAAATTAAGCAGGGTCTTGAAGGCCATGTTGGACAGCGGCTACGGTTAAAGGCTAATGGTGGCAGAAGGAAAACGATTGAACGTTGTGGTGTGTTGGCAGAGACATATCCATCTGTTTTCATTGTTGAACTGGATCAAGACGAAAATGCATTCGAACGTGTTTCTTACAGCTATGCGGACGTATTAACGGAGACAGTACAATTGAGTTTTCAGGACGAAATAGAAATGATTGCCGAGCAGTGA
- a CDS encoding small, acid-soluble spore protein, alpha/beta type, giving the protein MGRRNGAMSNQLKEEIAKELGFYDTVQQEGWGGIRAKDAGNMVKRAIEIAEQRMK; this is encoded by the coding sequence TTGGGCAGACGTAACGGAGCAATGTCAAACCAACTGAAAGAAGAAATTGCTAAAGAGTTAGGTTTTTACGACACAGTGCAGCAAGAAGGCTGGGGTGGCATCCGAGCAAAAGATGCCGGGAATATGGTGAAACGTGCAATTGAAATAGCCGAGCAACGGATGAAGTGA